The nucleotide window AATGTACTTGTAAAAGATAGCAAACAAGATTATGTACTTAGGGAGCCAACTATTTAACCAATGGATTGTTTTTGCAtatataatactccctctggCTCGGAATTTTAATAAGCCAACTTTTTATCTCTTATCCTTTTTATACAAGTGGACACAAAGTTTGCATCTGGGGTATGGTTAATTCCTAGATATCCTCATAAGCTACCAGcaatatttatggatttgattcTTAGAGATCCTTTGTTCCCTATAGGAAAATATATGGGGACCTATTGCTAAAGCAATTAATCATGTCAACTAGCTGGAAGGCAGGGCCATGTGATTACTAGTATATCATTGTCTTTAACTGATGTCCAATCCAAATGGCTCTTTCCAAGTTTCAAAATAAGGTAGGGCCTATTGTTTTTTAACTAACACCACAAAGTTTTCAATACTCGGAAGGCAAGAGCATGTGATACTTCAGTGACATTGTCTTCTGCTGGTGCCCACAAATTCCTATTCAACACACATCAATATGAGTTGCCATTTCCTATATAAACATATCTAAAGAAGTATCGACCACCACAACACTCAGCAAACATCAAAGCTTTCTCTGCTTTTGAGTAACCTTACAATCCTTCTTTTTGTCTCATCTATACTAAAACTAAGAGATCATGGCTATTCTTCGTATGATCAAGAAGTCTTCTGCAACTAGAGATATTCCCAAGGGTCATTTTGCTGTGTATGTTGGGGAGATGCAGAAAAAGAGATTTGTGATCCCCATATCATTCTTGAGCGAACCTTTATTTCAAGACTTGCTTAGTCAATCTGAGGAAGAATTTGGCTTCGACCATCCAATGGGTGGTGTGACTATTCCCTGCAGCGAGGATTTGTTCATCGATCTCACATCTCGATTGCGGAAGTGAGAAGGAAGCCAGTccccatttttttaattacacaATTTTGTATAGCTGTAGTAAGCCAGGATAGACACTGTGTACAGTTGAGAGTTAGAAGAAACACTAGGTAGACTAAGGACACATTTTTCTACTTCAAAAGAAATTGAAGTAATGAAACTTTTTACTTACATGGTTTCATTCTATACCATACATTGATGTAATCAACTCATTACAATAGAAATTTTTTGCTCAACTCTCATAGTTTGTTGGTCAGAATCTAGACTTCTAAAGTGCCACAACTCATTCTATTGGTAATAATTACACtttgtggttccaaatgaagtCAAATACACTTGGTAGTGTCCATCATACAATGAAGTATAATTCAACATGTACTAGATCTGCCATTCTGCAGCAATGTGAAACTACTGAGTTCAGCTGAATGCAATAGAAACTGGATGTAAATTGATTTAACTCTTAATAATATATACTCCATATTTATACTTTTCTTGAATACGGACTCAAATTTCTGCAAGACCAAGGTTTTGACCGACTCATAATTTTAATGTACATTTGCATACACAGACATGTTGATAGTcaataaacatttttattttctactatTTGGTAACACTTTTCAAAATCTATTGAAATAACAAGGGTTATTCTAACCCGGAAAGTTGATCGTACAAGTTGTCAGCTATTGCAGTAAATTTATCAATTTGATCTCTAAAGATAGTCTGTTCTGCACCTTATCATGAAAAACACTGGGGTCTGCTGCTATTCAAGATTAATGGCTAAGATCATATATATTAGACAATGAGTTGGGCAACAAGATAGTGTGATACTTCATGTGCTATTGTCAATAAACAGTGTCAACCAGTGAAATCTTTCatatttttgacttcttttctcTTATAGTTTTTATATAAGTGGACACAAAGTTTGCATCTGGGGTATGTTTTATTCCTAGAAATCATCATAAGCTACCAGcaatatttatggatttgattcTTAGAGATCCTTTGTTCCCTATAGGAAAATATATGTAGGACCTATTGAACTTAATCTTATATGAGCTAAACCAATTAATCATGTCAACTAGTTGGAAGGCATGACCATGTGATGCCAATCCAAATGGCTCTTCATCACATATCATGAGATTTTATGACTTCTCATCACTTCTTAAAAATTCTGTAATGAATAATACTTCTTTCCAAGTTTCAAAAAAGGTAGGGCCTATTGTTCTTCAACTAATACCACAAAGTTTTCAATACTTGGAAGGCAAGAGCATGTGATACTTCAGTGACATTGTCTTCTGCTGGTGCCCACAAATTCCTATTCAATACACATCAATATGAGTTGCCATTTCCTATATAAACATATCCAAAGAGTTATCTATCACCACAACACTCAGCAAACTTTAAAGTATTCAAAGTTTTCTCTGCTTTTGAGTT belongs to Solanum stenotomum isolate F172 chromosome 1, ASM1918654v1, whole genome shotgun sequence and includes:
- the LOC125868526 gene encoding auxin-responsive protein SAUR21-like yields the protein MPESRAVRRLHHSAEAICAELPLSHPINVLNLPPKMWPSVKMKFVNIWNRKLQTQGDCTSTCDGESKEEIMAILRMIKKSSATRDIPKGHFAVYVGEMQKKRFVIPISFLSEPLFQDLLSQSEEEFGFDHPMGGVTIPCSEDLFIDLTSRLRK